The Euzebyales bacterium nucleotide sequence GCGGAGGGCGACGAGGTCCGCATCGAGGGCACCGTGGCAGACGATCGCGTGTCGGTCTGCCAGGTCGGCACGATCTGGACCGCGATGACGGTCGAGGCCGGCTGACCGGGTCGCCGCCCGGCCGCGCGGTGACCGGACCCGTACAGTTGCGGGGATGCTCACCACCGGTGAGAGGTCCGGGCACAGGCCGCAGACGACCCGGCGGGGTCTGGCGGCGACCGTGCTGACGCTGCTGCTCCTGACCGGGTGCACGCCGCCCGCGGACCGGGCCGCCGGCATGCCGCCCGCTGCTGCCGGGGATGCTGCACCCACCACGACGCCCCGCAGTGGCACGACCGACCCACCAGCCGCGTCACCGGTCGACTGCGGCGCCGACCTCGCCGCGGTCGACGCCGTGATCACCGAGCAGCTCGCGGCCTTCGCCGGCGACGACTGGGACCGTGCCTTCGCCCTCACCAGCCGGCGATTCCGCGCCAGCGGCATCGACGCCGGCCGCCTGCGTCAGATCGTGACATCGGGCTATGCAGAGGCGGCGGACGCGGAGTTCCACGAGGTGCTCGGCTGCGTGCGCACCGGTCGCGAGGTACAGGTCCTGATCGAGGTCACCGCCACGGACGGCGCGACCCTCGGCCTCGTCTACCTGATGACCCGGGAGGATGGTCGCTGGCGGATCTCCGGCGCGGTCGAGCACGG carries:
- a CDS encoding DUF4864 domain-containing protein, whose translation is MLTTGERSGHRPQTTRRGLAATVLTLLLLTGCTPPADRAAGMPPAAAGDAAPTTTPRSGTTDPPAASPVDCGADLAAVDAVITEQLAAFAGDDWDRAFALTSRRFRASGIDAGRLRQIVTSGYAEAADAEFHEVLGCVRTGREVQVLIEVTATDGATLGLVYLMTREDGRWRISGAVEHGTGASEPPNLPA